One segment of Panthera leo isolate Ple1 chromosome A3, P.leo_Ple1_pat1.1, whole genome shotgun sequence DNA contains the following:
- the CPSF3 gene encoding cleavage and polyadenylation specificity factor subunit 3 isoform X2: protein MLDCGIHPGLEGMDALPYIDLIDPAEIDLLLISHFHLDHCGALPWFLQKTSFKGRTFMTHATKAIYRWLLSDYVKVSNISADDMLYTETDLEESMDKIETINFHEVKEVAGIKFWCYHAGHVLGAAMFMIEIAGVKLLYTGDFSRQEDRHLMAAEIPNIKPDILIIESTYGTHIHEKREEREARFCNTVHDIVNRGGRGLIPVFALGRAQELLLILDEYWQNHPELHDIPIYYASSLAKKCMAVYQTYVNAMNDKIRKQININNPFVFKHISNLKSMDHFDDIGPSVVMASPGMMQSGLSRELFESWCTDKRNGVIIAGYCVEGTLAKHIMSEPEEITTMSGQKLPLKMSVDYISFSAHTDYQQTSEFIRALKPPHVILVHGEQNEMARLKAALIREYEDNDEVHIEVHNPRNTEAVTLNFRGEKLAKVMGFLADKKPEQGQRVSGILVKRNFNYHILSPCDLSNYTDLAMSTVKQTQAIPYTGPFNLLYYQLQKLTGDVEELEIQEKPALKVFKNITVIQEPGMVVLEWLANPSNDMYADTVTTVILEVQSNPKIRKGAVQKVSKKLEMHVYSKRLEIMLQDIFGEDCVSVKDGSILSVTVDGKTANINLETRTVECEEGSEEDESLREMVELAAHRLYEALTPVH from the exons TTGGACTGCGGGATCCACCCTGGCCTGGAAGGAATGGACGCGCTTCCTTATATTGATTTAATCGACCCCGCTGAGATTGATCTCCTGTTAATTAGTCA tttccatCTGGATCACTGTGGAGCTTTGCCCTGGTTTCTACAGAAGACAAGTTTCAAAGGAAGGACATTTATGACTCACGCTACAAAAGCTATTTATAGATGGCTTCTCTCAGATTATGTCAAAGTTAG TAACATATCAGCAGACGACATGCTGTACACGGAGACAGATTTGGAAGAGAGCATGGACAAAATCGAAACCATCAACTTTCATGAAGTTAAAGAAGTTGCAGGAATCAAGTTTTGGTGTTACCATGCAGGCCACGTTCTAGGAGCTGCCATGTTCATGATTGAGATCGCGGGCGTGAAG cttTTGTACACAGGTGATTTCTCAAGACAAGAAGATAGACACTTAATGGCAGCTGAAATTCCGAATATTAAACCTGACATTCTCATTATT GAATCTACGTATGGGACGCACATCCATGAGAAGCgtgaagagagagaagcaagattCTGTAACACTGTTCATGACATTGTAAACAGAGGGGGCAGAGGCCTCATTCCTGTCTTTGCTCTTGGAAGGGCTCAGGAGCTGCTCTTGATCTTAG ATGAGTACTGGCAGAATCACCCAGAACTCCATGATATTCCCATATACTACGCGTCGTCTTTGGCCAAGAAGTGCATGGCAGTGTACCAGACGTACGTAAATGCCATGAACGACAAAATCCGCAAACAGATCAACATCAACAATCCCTTTGTGTTCAAGCACATCAGTAACCTCAAG aGCATGGATCATTTTGATGACATTGGTCCCAGTGTCGTCATGGCCTCCCCGGGCATGATGCAGAGTGGCTTATCCAGAGAGCTCTTTGAAAGCTGGTGCACGGATAAGAGGAACGGCGTCATTATAGCAGGGTACTGTGTAGAAGGGACACTTGCCAAG caTATCATGTCTGAACCAGAAGAAATCACTACCATGTCTGGACAGAAGTTACCACTGAAAATGTCTGttgattacatttctttctctgctcacaCAGATTACCAACAAACCAGTGAATTTATCCGTGCTTTGAAACCGCCTCATGTG ATTTTAGTCCatggagaacaaaatgaaatggccAGATTGAAAGCAGCCCTGATTCGAGAATATGAAGATAACGATGAAGTTCACATAGAGGTTCATAATCCTCGGAATACAGAAGCTGTGACCTTGAATTTCAGAGGAGAAAAGCTAGCCAAG gtcATGGGCTTTTTAGCAGACAAAAAACCAGAACAAGGCCAGCGGGTCTCAGGAATACTtgttaaaagaaactttaattaTCACATACTTTCTCCTTGTGACCTCTCCA ATTATACTGACTTGGCCATGAGCACTGTGAAACAGACCCAAGCCATTCCGTATACTGGTCCTTTTAATTTGCTCTATTACCAGCTACAGAAGTTGACAG GTGATGTGGAAGAATTAGAAATTCAAGAAAAACCTGCTCTGAAAGTATTCAAAAATATTACTGTAATACAGGAACCAGGAATGGTGGTATTAGAA TGGTTAGCAAACCCTTCCAACGATATGTATGCGGATACAGTAACAACCGTGATCCTGGAAGTTCAGTCAAACCCGAAAATCAGGAAAG gtgCAGTACAGAAGGTttctaaaaaattagaaatgcacGTTTACAGCAAAAGGTTGGAGATCATGCTCCA GGACATATTTGGAGAAGACTGTGTAAGTGTAAAAGACGGTTCCATTCTCAGTGTCACAGTGGATGGAAAAACTGCTAATATAAACCTGGAGACACGG ACGGTCGAATGTGAGGAAGGAAGCGAGGAGGATGAGTCCCTCCGGGAGATGGTGGAGCTGGCCGCGCACAGACTCTACGAGGCCCTCACGCCAGTTCACTGA
- the CPSF3 gene encoding cleavage and polyadenylation specificity factor subunit 3 isoform X1, with translation MSAIPAEESDQLLIRPLGAGQEVGRSCIILEFKGRKIMLDCGIHPGLEGMDALPYIDLIDPAEIDLLLISHFHLDHCGALPWFLQKTSFKGRTFMTHATKAIYRWLLSDYVKVSNISADDMLYTETDLEESMDKIETINFHEVKEVAGIKFWCYHAGHVLGAAMFMIEIAGVKLLYTGDFSRQEDRHLMAAEIPNIKPDILIIESTYGTHIHEKREEREARFCNTVHDIVNRGGRGLIPVFALGRAQELLLILDEYWQNHPELHDIPIYYASSLAKKCMAVYQTYVNAMNDKIRKQININNPFVFKHISNLKSMDHFDDIGPSVVMASPGMMQSGLSRELFESWCTDKRNGVIIAGYCVEGTLAKHIMSEPEEITTMSGQKLPLKMSVDYISFSAHTDYQQTSEFIRALKPPHVILVHGEQNEMARLKAALIREYEDNDEVHIEVHNPRNTEAVTLNFRGEKLAKVMGFLADKKPEQGQRVSGILVKRNFNYHILSPCDLSNYTDLAMSTVKQTQAIPYTGPFNLLYYQLQKLTGDVEELEIQEKPALKVFKNITVIQEPGMVVLEWLANPSNDMYADTVTTVILEVQSNPKIRKGAVQKVSKKLEMHVYSKRLEIMLQDIFGEDCVSVKDGSILSVTVDGKTANINLETRTVECEEGSEEDESLREMVELAAHRLYEALTPVH, from the exons TTGGACTGCGGGATCCACCCTGGCCTGGAAGGAATGGACGCGCTTCCTTATATTGATTTAATCGACCCCGCTGAGATTGATCTCCTGTTAATTAGTCA tttccatCTGGATCACTGTGGAGCTTTGCCCTGGTTTCTACAGAAGACAAGTTTCAAAGGAAGGACATTTATGACTCACGCTACAAAAGCTATTTATAGATGGCTTCTCTCAGATTATGTCAAAGTTAG TAACATATCAGCAGACGACATGCTGTACACGGAGACAGATTTGGAAGAGAGCATGGACAAAATCGAAACCATCAACTTTCATGAAGTTAAAGAAGTTGCAGGAATCAAGTTTTGGTGTTACCATGCAGGCCACGTTCTAGGAGCTGCCATGTTCATGATTGAGATCGCGGGCGTGAAG cttTTGTACACAGGTGATTTCTCAAGACAAGAAGATAGACACTTAATGGCAGCTGAAATTCCGAATATTAAACCTGACATTCTCATTATT GAATCTACGTATGGGACGCACATCCATGAGAAGCgtgaagagagagaagcaagattCTGTAACACTGTTCATGACATTGTAAACAGAGGGGGCAGAGGCCTCATTCCTGTCTTTGCTCTTGGAAGGGCTCAGGAGCTGCTCTTGATCTTAG ATGAGTACTGGCAGAATCACCCAGAACTCCATGATATTCCCATATACTACGCGTCGTCTTTGGCCAAGAAGTGCATGGCAGTGTACCAGACGTACGTAAATGCCATGAACGACAAAATCCGCAAACAGATCAACATCAACAATCCCTTTGTGTTCAAGCACATCAGTAACCTCAAG aGCATGGATCATTTTGATGACATTGGTCCCAGTGTCGTCATGGCCTCCCCGGGCATGATGCAGAGTGGCTTATCCAGAGAGCTCTTTGAAAGCTGGTGCACGGATAAGAGGAACGGCGTCATTATAGCAGGGTACTGTGTAGAAGGGACACTTGCCAAG caTATCATGTCTGAACCAGAAGAAATCACTACCATGTCTGGACAGAAGTTACCACTGAAAATGTCTGttgattacatttctttctctgctcacaCAGATTACCAACAAACCAGTGAATTTATCCGTGCTTTGAAACCGCCTCATGTG ATTTTAGTCCatggagaacaaaatgaaatggccAGATTGAAAGCAGCCCTGATTCGAGAATATGAAGATAACGATGAAGTTCACATAGAGGTTCATAATCCTCGGAATACAGAAGCTGTGACCTTGAATTTCAGAGGAGAAAAGCTAGCCAAG gtcATGGGCTTTTTAGCAGACAAAAAACCAGAACAAGGCCAGCGGGTCTCAGGAATACTtgttaaaagaaactttaattaTCACATACTTTCTCCTTGTGACCTCTCCA ATTATACTGACTTGGCCATGAGCACTGTGAAACAGACCCAAGCCATTCCGTATACTGGTCCTTTTAATTTGCTCTATTACCAGCTACAGAAGTTGACAG GTGATGTGGAAGAATTAGAAATTCAAGAAAAACCTGCTCTGAAAGTATTCAAAAATATTACTGTAATACAGGAACCAGGAATGGTGGTATTAGAA TGGTTAGCAAACCCTTCCAACGATATGTATGCGGATACAGTAACAACCGTGATCCTGGAAGTTCAGTCAAACCCGAAAATCAGGAAAG gtgCAGTACAGAAGGTttctaaaaaattagaaatgcacGTTTACAGCAAAAGGTTGGAGATCATGCTCCA GGACATATTTGGAGAAGACTGTGTAAGTGTAAAAGACGGTTCCATTCTCAGTGTCACAGTGGATGGAAAAACTGCTAATATAAACCTGGAGACACGG ACGGTCGAATGTGAGGAAGGAAGCGAGGAGGATGAGTCCCTCCGGGAGATGGTGGAGCTGGCCGCGCACAGACTCTACGAGGCCCTCACGCCAGTTCACTGA